A genomic segment from Desulfonatronum lacustre DSM 10312 encodes:
- a CDS encoding CpaF family protein, translating to MFFNSKKTIEEAPSPPSRPVVEAPTARKVSDDYFQLKSNIHSRLLDLVDLTLLDSLERSVLKSQIRTLLGRIMDENGFKKVPLNLSERERLFQDIEDEVLGLGPLEPYLKDDTIADILVNTHNQIYVERFGKLELSESSFKDNSHLMKIIDKIVSSVGRRIDESSPMVDARLADGSRVNVIIPPLALDGPILSIRRFGRDPLMLEDLIMLRAMTPEIGEILKGIVRSRLNVLISGGTGSGKTTLLNVLSQFVPVSERVITIEDAAELQLKQDHVVRLETRPSNIEGRGEVTARDLVRNSLRMRPDRIIVGEVRGQEAFDMLQAMNTGHDGSLTTIHANSPRDALMRLESMVSMANLDISSDFMRRFISSAIQVVIQTARLTDGTRKVTSIQEITGMEGNVITTQEIFAFTTKSIDNDGKIRGFFRFSGVRPRFVEKFTQYGIPIDQKIFNPDKIHEI from the coding sequence ATGTTTTTCAACAGCAAGAAAACAATCGAAGAAGCCCCCAGCCCGCCCTCCCGTCCTGTTGTCGAAGCGCCGACTGCACGAAAAGTGAGCGATGACTATTTTCAGCTCAAAAGCAATATCCATTCGCGGCTATTGGATCTCGTGGACCTGACGCTGCTGGATTCCTTGGAACGCAGTGTTTTGAAATCCCAGATCCGGACTTTGCTGGGCAGAATCATGGACGAAAACGGGTTCAAAAAAGTCCCCCTGAACCTGAGCGAGAGAGAACGACTTTTCCAGGATATCGAAGACGAAGTCCTGGGGCTGGGTCCGCTGGAACCATATCTCAAGGACGACACCATCGCCGACATCCTGGTCAACACTCACAACCAGATCTACGTGGAGCGCTTCGGGAAACTTGAACTGTCCGAGTCGTCATTCAAGGATAACTCACATTTGATGAAAATCATCGACAAGATCGTCTCCTCCGTGGGCCGGCGGATCGATGAATCCTCGCCCATGGTGGATGCGCGACTGGCCGACGGTTCCCGGGTAAACGTGATCATCCCTCCCCTGGCCCTGGACGGACCAATTCTCTCCATCCGCAGATTCGGACGCGATCCCCTGATGCTGGAAGACTTGATAATGCTCCGGGCAATGACTCCGGAAATAGGTGAAATCCTGAAGGGAATCGTCCGTTCCCGTTTGAATGTCCTGATTTCCGGAGGCACCGGCAGCGGAAAAACCACCCTGTTGAACGTCCTCTCCCAATTCGTGCCCGTATCTGAACGGGTCATCACCATTGAGGACGCGGCGGAATTGCAGCTCAAGCAGGATCATGTGGTCCGTCTGGAAACAAGGCCCTCGAATATCGAAGGCAGGGGCGAAGTGACCGCCAGGGATCTCGTGCGCAACAGCCTGCGGATGCGGCCTGACAGAATCATCGTCGGCGAAGTGCGGGGACAGGAGGCTTTTGACATGCTTCAGGCCATGAATACCGGCCATGACGGATCATTGACCACCATCCACGCCAACTCCCCCCGGGACGCCCTGATGCGTCTGGAAAGCATGGTTTCCATGGCCAACCTGGATATTTCTTCGGATTTCATGCGTCGGTTCATCAGTTCCGCCATCCAGGTGGTCATCCAGACCGCCCGCCTGACCGACGGCACTCGAAAAGTCACCAGCATCCAGGAAATCACCGGCATGGAAGGCAACGTCATCACCACCCAGGAAATATTCGCCTTCACCACCAAGAGCATCGACAACGACGGAAAAATCAGGGGATTTTTCCGATTCAGCGGAGTGAGGCCGAGGTTTGTGGAAAAGTTCACCCAATACGGCATTCCAATAGATCAAAAAATTTTCAATCCGGATAAAATTCATGAGATATGA
- a CDS encoding AAA family ATPase encodes MSAETSHIRLRIQNHGLRKQLEHVIGRFKQLELQKETDTGPTDLLILELSPDVDADFKLVQQVAGNGSAREIFLASGNPDQAILLKAIRAGAREFFGPNAEDAEIQAALERFMDRRKGVDDAGRKNRGRIITVSGSKGGVGTTTVAVNLAVSLANQKQPTSVVLLDMNLFGDIPLFMEIEPAYTWSEIIKNISRLDSTFLKNILAVDPSGVQVLPSPGYMESQYLATPEVIQHLLDVLIQMFDFIIVDVGQVMNDNTLKFMEKSDMLFLVSVQSLPCLATTNKLLRSFRDLGYPEQNKIHIILNRYMKKTSITLEDVERSLGQKVFWTVPNDYATTISAINKGQPLAKFAAKEEITKSFKQLAESLSPAEGDKAAKKKSWWLF; translated from the coding sequence ATGTCGGCTGAAACATCCCATATCAGATTGAGAATTCAGAATCATGGTCTCAGAAAGCAGCTTGAGCATGTTATCGGCCGTTTTAAGCAGCTTGAACTGCAAAAAGAAACGGATACCGGCCCCACTGACCTCCTGATTCTCGAATTGAGCCCGGATGTGGATGCGGATTTCAAGCTGGTGCAGCAGGTTGCCGGGAATGGATCAGCCAGGGAAATATTCCTGGCTTCCGGCAACCCGGACCAGGCTATTCTGCTGAAGGCCATCCGGGCGGGAGCAAGGGAATTTTTCGGCCCCAACGCGGAGGATGCAGAGATCCAGGCCGCTCTGGAACGGTTCATGGACCGTCGAAAGGGCGTCGACGACGCCGGCCGGAAGAACAGGGGGCGAATCATCACCGTTTCCGGCAGCAAAGGCGGAGTAGGAACCACGACCGTCGCCGTGAATCTGGCCGTGAGCCTGGCGAATCAGAAGCAGCCGACATCCGTTGTTTTGCTGGACATGAACCTCTTCGGCGACATTCCGCTGTTCATGGAAATCGAACCCGCCTACACTTGGAGTGAAATCATCAAGAACATCTCCCGGCTGGATTCCACGTTCCTAAAAAACATCCTGGCCGTGGATCCCTCTGGAGTCCAGGTCCTGCCTTCTCCCGGATACATGGAAAGCCAGTACCTTGCCACACCGGAAGTCATCCAGCATCTGCTGGACGTTCTGATCCAGATGTTCGATTTCATAATCGTGGACGTGGGGCAGGTGATGAACGACAATACCCTGAAGTTCATGGAAAAATCCGACATGCTTTTCCTTGTTTCCGTTCAGAGTCTGCCATGCCTGGCCACCACCAACAAACTGCTGCGCTCCTTTCGCGACCTTGGATACCCGGAGCAAAACAAAATCCATATCATTCTGAACAGATACATGAAAAAAACCAGCATCACTCTGGAAGACGTGGAGCGTTCCCTGGGCCAGAAGGTGTTTTGGACCGTCCCCAATGATTATGCCACCACGATATCGGCCATCAACAAGGGCCAGCCCCTGGCCAAATTCGCGGCCAAAGAGGAGATCACCAAAAGCTTTAAACAATTGGCCGAATCCCTGTCCCCCGCGGAGGGCGACAAAGCGGCCAAGAAAAAATCGTGGTGGCTGTTTTGA
- a CDS encoding vWA domain-containing protein, with amino-acid sequence MNRKGANEQGAVLVTFAVMLMVLLGFTALAYEVGYWYLVRSELSKAADSAALSAAANISNPYVAPEVIAEDFGYENFSPGFLGTPLSGSEAVIFTGTREPFNRVRVVGQVSAQATLSRLFGMDVTAISSEGVAQKKEVEIMVVLDRSGSMSGTPMTNLKSAARSFVDFFEDTQDTDRMGLVSFATSVTVNRPMGTNYVTAMNTAITNLQAVGATNIEDAVTRSGAQFADQSGIPGDQRVEQFMVFFSDGNPTAFRGTFRHNNIVHDAVGVVTSNCRPNETPVVHTQLGNHSVETWLSIDPRDTGDGLRTAATPLTSCGYTSGWWWNQTFTRYLNTKWEIFEERPIPRPNASPYPAAQCAKWSSPYDDNQPDSNYFSRMARHICNVARTKSLDNIQVLKDRNIKIYAIGLGNVDEGFLEAISSGPSFTYYTPNSSDLEAIFQEVARQIKLRLIQ; translated from the coding sequence ATGAACAGAAAAGGCGCAAACGAACAGGGAGCGGTGCTGGTCACCTTCGCGGTCATGCTCATGGTTCTGCTCGGATTCACTGCCCTGGCCTACGAAGTCGGCTACTGGTACCTGGTCCGCTCGGAACTGTCCAAAGCCGCCGACTCCGCGGCCCTTTCCGCGGCGGCCAACATCTCCAACCCCTATGTGGCTCCGGAAGTCATTGCCGAGGATTTCGGATACGAGAACTTTTCCCCGGGATTTCTCGGCACGCCGCTATCCGGCTCGGAAGCCGTCATCTTCACCGGAACGCGGGAGCCCTTTAACAGGGTTCGAGTCGTGGGACAGGTCTCGGCCCAGGCCACCCTGTCCCGGCTGTTCGGCATGGACGTGACGGCAATCAGCAGTGAAGGCGTGGCCCAGAAAAAGGAAGTCGAAATCATGGTGGTTCTGGACCGCTCGGGCTCCATGAGCGGAACCCCGATGACCAATCTGAAGTCCGCGGCCAGATCCTTTGTGGACTTTTTCGAGGATACCCAGGACACGGACAGGATGGGACTGGTCTCCTTCGCCACCTCCGTGACGGTGAACCGCCCCATGGGCACCAATTACGTCACGGCCATGAATACGGCCATTACCAACCTACAAGCCGTGGGAGCAACAAACATCGAGGACGCCGTCACCCGCTCCGGGGCGCAGTTCGCGGATCAGAGCGGAATTCCCGGGGACCAGCGGGTGGAGCAGTTCATGGTCTTTTTTTCCGACGGCAACCCCACGGCATTCCGGGGAACCTTCCGTCACAACAACATCGTCCATGACGCCGTGGGGGTGGTGACCAGCAATTGCCGGCCGAACGAAACCCCCGTGGTACACACTCAGTTGGGAAACCACAGCGTGGAGACATGGCTGAGCATTGATCCCCGCGACACCGGCGACGGATTGCGGACCGCCGCAACCCCCCTGACAAGCTGCGGCTATACGAGCGGATGGTGGTGGAACCAAACGTTTACCAGATATCTGAACACCAAATGGGAAATATTTGAAGAGCGGCCCATTCCCCGGCCCAATGCCTCCCCCTACCCGGCGGCTCAATGCGCCAAATGGTCCAGCCCGTATGACGACAATCAGCCGGACTCGAATTATTTTTCCCGAATGGCCCGGCACATCTGCAACGTGGCCAGGACCAAGTCCCTGGATAACATCCAGGTCTTAAAGGACCGAAACATCAAGATCTACGCCATCGGTCTCGGTAATGTGGACGAGGGTTTTCTGGAAGCCATATCCAGCGGCCCCTCCTTCACCTACTACACGCCCAATTCCTCGGACCTGGAGGCCATTTTCCAGGAAGTGGCCAGACAGATCAAACTGCGGCTCATTCAGTAA
- a CDS encoding TadE/TadG family type IV pilus assembly protein, which produces MKGRNFLQACRRSRHRTPRNGEQGVALIEFALILPLLALLAFVVIDFGRLFHARLIVTNVSREGGSIASRGFKSGDQLLNMLQASAEPLDLHGEGRILITRVRAGTGIPEDLRVPRIASVSSRGSLNASSSIHENRLNMGFTETIYTYLLFNETHNTSIISEVVVVEVFFHFRPVTPLPNFLRENLFPDDGGMIIGSRSVLQFVQI; this is translated from the coding sequence ATGAAAGGCCGCAACTTTTTGCAAGCATGCCGCCGAAGTCGTCATCGGACGCCGCGAAACGGAGAACAAGGCGTCGCGCTCATTGAGTTCGCCCTGATCCTTCCCCTGCTGGCTTTGCTTGCCTTCGTGGTCATCGATTTCGGCAGGCTTTTCCACGCCAGACTCATCGTGACCAATGTCAGCCGGGAAGGAGGAAGCATCGCCTCCCGCGGATTCAAATCCGGCGATCAGCTGCTGAACATGCTCCAGGCTTCCGCCGAACCTCTCGACCTGCACGGGGAAGGCAGAATCCTCATCACCCGGGTGCGGGCGGGCACGGGGATTCCCGAGGATTTGCGGGTTCCCCGGATAGCGAGCGTAAGCAGTCGCGGCAGCCTGAACGCTTCCAGCAGCATCCATGAAAACCGTCTGAACATGGGGTTTACCGAAACCATCTACACCTATCTCCTATTCAATGAAACGCACAACACCTCGATCATCTCGGAAGTGGTGGTGGTGGAGGTCTTTTTTCATTTTCGCCCGGTGACGCCGCTGCCCAATTTTCTCCGGGAGAACCTGTTTCCCGATGACGGCGGAATGATCATCGGCAGCCGCAGCGTTCTGCAGTTCGTGCAGATCTGA
- a CDS encoding TadE/TadG family type IV pilus assembly protein: MNQTGRPGQKGATAVEFALILPLFVLLMFAVIDFGMYFFTQHTLQYATREGMRLALVGGRIEREDELQDRTNSMIITIREQASLALNPDNLNISIFEVNPDYSDPENWEDIQDAGQPGSYMRVRTRYHFSFLTPIIGAFFPDNKVWVQVQAVYRNEFFD, translated from the coding sequence ATGAACCAGACCGGACGTCCCGGACAAAAAGGTGCGACAGCAGTGGAATTCGCGCTGATTTTGCCCCTGTTCGTGCTGCTGATGTTCGCCGTCATCGACTTCGGCATGTACTTCTTCACCCAGCATACCCTGCAGTACGCCACCAGGGAGGGCATGCGCCTGGCTCTCGTGGGCGGCAGGATAGAGAGGGAGGACGAGCTGCAGGATCGAACCAATTCCATGATCATCACCATCCGGGAGCAGGCTTCCCTGGCCTTGAACCCCGACAACCTGAACATCAGCATTTTTGAAGTGAATCCGGACTACAGCGACCCGGAAAACTGGGAGGACATCCAGGACGCCGGCCAGCCGGGCAGCTACATGCGCGTTAGGACCAGATATCATTTTTCCTTCCTGACTCCGATCATCGGCGCCTTTTTCCCGGACAACAAAGTCTGGGTCCAAGTCCAGGCGGTCTATCGCAATGAGTTTTTCGATTAG
- a CDS encoding type II and III secretion system protein family protein — protein MPAAIRSWKTAAVLLHLVAISWLLPLESRAQNFQVVPDEVVVNLEQPRRLQLEYGRAVILRTPTAVDRALVADPDVVSVRAISARELYLRPVAAGSTNLMMWQDDRISAIYELEVRYEIARLKQRINEIFPEETDLRILSTNDSLTLSGRVSSMSKLDQILVLTEAFAPRENIRNMVQVGGVHQVMLEVKIADVSRESLQRLGVNFNLVNESGRFALGFLGSLVDPLRPASGTMSLHTGPGQSVQWRGIFDVLKENDMAKILAEPSLVALSGQTASFLAGGEFPIPEVDKEGNIGVEFKPYGIELAFTPTVLSEDRIAINVVPVVSEIDPNRGAVIAGAFIPGLNVRRAITTVELGDGQSFAIAGLLSETSREAVSKFPALGDLPVLGALFSSKSFQSNETELVILVTPRLVRPIVAAEQRLPTDFLIGPDDAEFYIWGVFGQSQQHSPHYRSAMFDGQFGHVVVP, from the coding sequence ATGCCTGCCGCAATCAGATCCTGGAAAACAGCCGCTGTTCTTCTGCACTTGGTAGCCATCTCCTGGTTGCTCCCCCTGGAAAGCCGAGCCCAGAACTTCCAGGTGGTCCCCGACGAAGTCGTCGTGAACCTGGAACAGCCGCGGCGGTTGCAGCTGGAATACGGACGGGCCGTCATTCTCAGAACACCCACGGCAGTGGACCGCGCTCTGGTGGCCGACCCGGATGTGGTCAGCGTCCGGGCCATCTCCGCCCGAGAGCTCTACCTGAGACCCGTGGCCGCGGGCAGCACCAATCTGATGATGTGGCAGGACGACCGGATTTCGGCGATTTACGAGCTGGAAGTGCGCTACGAGATCGCCCGGCTGAAGCAACGCATCAATGAAATCTTCCCCGAGGAAACGGACCTGCGGATCCTGTCCACCAACGATTCCCTGACGTTGTCCGGGCGAGTTTCCAGCATGTCCAAACTGGACCAGATCCTGGTCCTCACGGAAGCCTTCGCCCCCCGGGAGAACATTCGCAACATGGTTCAGGTGGGCGGCGTGCACCAGGTGATGCTGGAAGTGAAAATCGCGGACGTTTCCCGGGAGTCGCTGCAACGGCTGGGCGTGAACTTCAACCTGGTGAACGAAAGCGGCCGGTTTGCCCTGGGCTTTCTCGGAAGCCTGGTTGATCCGTTGCGGCCGGCCAGCGGGACAATGTCCCTGCACACCGGACCGGGGCAGTCGGTGCAGTGGCGCGGCATTTTCGACGTTCTCAAGGAAAACGACATGGCCAAAATCCTGGCCGAACCGTCACTGGTCGCCTTGAGCGGTCAGACCGCGAGCTTCCTCGCCGGCGGCGAATTTCCCATCCCTGAAGTGGATAAAGAGGGAAACATCGGCGTTGAGTTCAAGCCCTACGGCATTGAACTGGCCTTCACCCCCACGGTGCTCAGCGAAGACCGGATCGCCATCAATGTGGTTCCGGTGGTTTCCGAAATCGATCCCAACAGGGGAGCGGTCATCGCCGGGGCCTTCATACCGGGCCTTAACGTCCGCAGGGCGATTACAACCGTCGAGTTGGGAGACGGGCAGAGCTTTGCCATTGCCGGCTTGCTCAGCGAAACCTCCCGTGAGGCGGTATCCAAATTTCCGGCTCTGGGCGATCTGCCCGTGCTGGGCGCCCTGTTTTCCAGCAAAAGCTTTCAGTCCAATGAAACCGAATTGGTCATTCTGGTCACCCCTCGCCTGGTCAGACCTATCGTCGCGGCGGAACAACGCCTGCCCACGGACTTTCTCATCGGGCCGGACGACGCGGAATTCTACATCTGGGGAGTTTTCGGACAATCCCAGCAGCATTCGCCACACTACAGATCCGCGATGTTTGATGGACAATTCGGGCATGTTGTCGTGCCGTGA
- the cpaB gene encoding Flp pilus assembly protein CpaB — MGRWKALIPITLAMAIAVVGSMFIYNWLQQQNTGIPAKVVEEIQKERPDIGPVAVAAFDLAAGTRLSAEMIADREQILKNLPQGHFRNSSDLIGRVAIVPLKEGEAIIEHRLAPIDIRTGGVSALLGEGKRAVAVEGDKVIGLSGFIHPGNKVDVLVTWMDAETEEDVTKIVLENVTVLATGTVMQETENGATAPVDVYTLELTPEETEILTHVRNQGRLQFALRSPIDVNSVVTRGATTRHAMNYLNPQPVRLAAGPAPRINNPPPPRRSEFIMEVIEGNKVEQFKFIQ, encoded by the coding sequence ATGGGCAGGTGGAAGGCTTTGATACCGATCACTCTCGCCATGGCCATCGCCGTGGTGGGCAGCATGTTCATCTACAACTGGTTGCAGCAGCAGAACACCGGCATCCCCGCGAAGGTGGTGGAGGAAATCCAGAAGGAGCGGCCGGATATCGGGCCCGTAGCCGTGGCGGCGTTCGACCTTGCCGCGGGAACCAGATTGTCCGCGGAGATGATCGCCGACCGGGAACAGATCCTGAAAAATCTGCCCCAGGGCCACTTCCGGAATTCATCCGACCTGATCGGCCGGGTGGCCATCGTTCCCCTCAAGGAAGGCGAGGCGATCATCGAACACCGTCTGGCGCCCATCGACATCCGCACCGGCGGTGTTTCGGCCTTACTTGGCGAAGGCAAACGGGCCGTGGCCGTGGAGGGGGACAAGGTGATCGGCCTTTCCGGCTTCATCCACCCCGGCAACAAAGTGGACGTGCTTGTAACCTGGATGGACGCGGAAACCGAGGAAGACGTCACCAAGATCGTCCTGGAGAACGTCACGGTCCTGGCCACGGGAACAGTAATGCAGGAGACAGAAAACGGCGCAACGGCACCTGTGGATGTCTACACCCTGGAGCTGACTCCGGAAGAAACCGAAATCCTGACCCATGTCCGCAACCAGGGCCGGCTCCAGTTCGCCCTGCGCAGCCCCATCGACGTCAATTCGGTGGTCACCCGGGGAGCCACGACCAGACACGCCATGAACTACCTCAATCCCCAACCCGTCCGCCTGGCAGCCGGCCCCGCCCCCCGGATCAATAATCCGCCGCCCCCGAGACGCTCGGAGTTCATCATGGAAGTGATCGAGGGCAACAAGGTCGAGCAGTTCAAATTCATCCAATAG
- a CDS encoding A24 family peptidase → MNYFFFEIIMSHLNYFIFLLIPVLIVVSITDLKYQKIPNFLTFPIMGLALAFHALLFGLEGFLFGISGLLLGIAIFLPLYIFGGMGAGDAKLMGAVGAVVGAKGVFISAIFTALYGGVYALLLLAIHRQYGRILFSRTWAVLKTFLLTRQYVPVTTPHPIENKPKLCYGVAIALGTITYLALNHVGFEFLGI, encoded by the coding sequence ATGAATTATTTTTTTTTTGAAATAATCATGTCACATTTGAATTATTTCATTTTTTTGCTTATCCCTGTTCTTATTGTTGTATCCATTACAGATCTTAAGTACCAAAAAATCCCGAATTTTCTCACCTTCCCCATCATGGGGCTCGCATTGGCTTTCCACGCTTTACTATTTGGGCTTGAAGGTTTCTTGTTTGGTATTTCCGGTCTTCTGCTGGGCATAGCCATTTTCCTTCCTCTCTACATTTTCGGCGGCATGGGCGCCGGGGACGCCAAGCTCATGGGGGCCGTGGGGGCCGTGGTCGGGGCCAAGGGGGTGTTTATCTCAGCGATTTTCACCGCCCTGTACGGCGGGGTGTATGCCCTGCTCTTGCTGGCCATCCACCGCCAATACGGACGAATCTTGTTTTCCCGGACATGGGCCGTTCTCAAAACCTTCCTGCTGACCCGCCAATATGTACCCGTAACCACTCCTCATCCAATCGAAAACAAACCAAAACTCTGTTATGGCGTGGCAATTGCTTTAGGAACCATTACCTACCTGGCGCTGAACCATGTCGGGTTTGAGTTTCTCGGCATCTGA
- a CDS encoding Flp family type IVb pilin — translation MEKLMNFLKDEEGATMVEYGLLVALISIAAIAFLITIGPKIEAAFEEVDTALTP, via the coding sequence ATGGAAAAGCTGATGAATTTCTTGAAGGACGAGGAAGGGGCGACGATGGTGGAGTATGGTTTATTGGTTGCTTTGATTTCTATAGCAGCGATTGCCTTTTTAATTACCATTGGACCGAAGATTGAGGCTGCGTTCGAAGAAGTTGATACCGCACTAACCCCCTAA
- a CDS encoding sensor domain-containing protein, with product MITTAQADDKTAQRVPPPAMVIWFIVICTVFWIAVCHSHHPRPDKLIDLLLTASLFMGLNLKSTLGLFFPGLSRHQNNKNRELEDIIRSNPHPTLICDPVGTTLIFNDSFAELMGLTPGEQFAVMTDHRTSDWGLNDVFSRVRLGETVVLPETWRKLPRAYPEPNSKTVFLRVTFIPVRNTTGLVEKVFVKLEDFTERKQIEESIELDQKRLRAALEGARQLVCEMDMNSYKMTVDLPGNGHTERESSAKLKHHAAFDTLVHPEDWEQLQEQLRLYATDNGEHFEHRFRMKTDTREWRWIRLRGKALSYNGNGNLMLAGTMADITEKHEAEVKLRKSESTYRALFAHAPDGMYLTRADDTVVCVNSSFAEILGYASPEEFEAANRATQFSQIYLIPKVRESRLAALRNKGEILQMETLVRRKDGSPVWIAENARTVRDDKGEIIQFAGSITDITVRKQNDERLMHQVLYDQRTNLPNRSYCLEKLDQSLKKAANDPNQLFGLMIFDLDGFGTVNDSFGHFVGDRMFLEISQRVRDQLRPTDTLARFSSDEFCVLTEDALPGDTMTLAEKIRTKLEDPFQVDGHEIFITASFGILAYNPNYVRADDMLRDAELAMQQAKQQGKNRCAVFSSEIYQRKSRRTIMEKELRRAMERDELFINYQPIVKLDSGELKGLEALIRWKHPDNGLISPAMFIPLAEETGLIEPIGDWVLQESCRQIGKWRETNTSLILNVNISGKQLAKPGLEGKIYQVLQEYSLDPGCLNLEVTETMAMSNMDTNLRTLKRLKYMGARLSIDDFGTGYSSLAHLQRFPLDELKIDRSFVSAINVIPAKNTIIHAIVEMALGLNLEMVAEGIETQSQCDLIKTYKCHYGQGYLFAKPMDPADIDKTWIIPPKSRSTEAPFHPQSDSVHSTIPIQCF from the coding sequence ATGATCACCACCGCCCAGGCGGACGACAAAACCGCACAAAGGGTTCCGCCCCCGGCAATGGTGATATGGTTCATTGTGATCTGCACGGTGTTCTGGATCGCAGTCTGCCACAGTCACCACCCCCGGCCCGACAAACTCATCGACCTGCTCCTCACCGCATCCCTCTTCATGGGGTTGAACCTCAAAAGCACGCTGGGGCTGTTCTTCCCGGGCCTGAGCAGGCACCAAAACAACAAGAACCGGGAACTTGAAGACATCATCCGCTCCAATCCCCACCCGACCCTGATCTGCGATCCCGTCGGCACTACCCTGATATTCAACGATTCCTTCGCCGAGCTGATGGGCCTGACGCCGGGCGAGCAATTTGCCGTCATGACAGACCACCGCACTTCGGACTGGGGCCTGAACGACGTCTTTTCCAGAGTTCGTCTGGGGGAAACAGTGGTCCTGCCCGAAACGTGGCGGAAGCTGCCCAGGGCTTACCCGGAGCCGAACTCTAAGACCGTTTTCCTGCGCGTGACCTTCATCCCGGTGCGCAACACCACCGGGCTGGTGGAAAAGGTCTTCGTCAAGCTGGAGGATTTCACGGAGCGCAAGCAGATCGAGGAATCCATCGAGCTGGACCAAAAGCGCCTGCGGGCTGCCTTGGAGGGCGCTCGGCAACTGGTCTGCGAGATGGACATGAACTCGTATAAGATGACGGTGGACCTGCCCGGCAATGGGCACACGGAAAGAGAATCCTCCGCAAAGCTGAAACACCACGCCGCCTTCGATACCCTGGTCCATCCCGAGGACTGGGAACAGCTTCAGGAGCAGCTCAGGCTGTACGCTACCGACAACGGGGAGCATTTCGAGCACCGCTTCCGGATGAAGACCGACACACGGGAGTGGCGCTGGATTCGCCTTCGGGGCAAGGCCCTGAGCTACAACGGCAACGGAAATCTGATGCTCGCCGGGACCATGGCCGACATCACCGAAAAGCATGAGGCCGAGGTCAAACTGCGCAAATCCGAGTCCACCTACCGGGCCCTGTTCGCCCATGCCCCGGACGGGATGTACCTGACCAGGGCCGACGACACGGTGGTCTGCGTGAACAGCTCCTTTGCCGAAATCCTCGGCTACGCCTCTCCCGAGGAGTTCGAAGCCGCAAACCGCGCAACGCAATTTTCGCAAATCTATTTGATCCCCAAGGTCCGGGAAAGCAGACTTGCCGCGCTTCGGAACAAGGGCGAAATCCTGCAGATGGAAACCCTGGTCCGCCGCAAGGACGGCAGTCCGGTCTGGATCGCTGAAAACGCCCGAACCGTGCGCGATGACAAGGGCGAAATCATCCAGTTCGCCGGCAGCATCACGGACATCACGGTCCGGAAGCAAAACGACGAGCGCCTGATGCATCAGGTTCTCTACGACCAGCGCACCAACCTGCCCAACCGATCCTATTGTTTGGAAAAATTGGACCAGTCCTTGAAAAAGGCGGCCAACGACCCGAACCAACTTTTCGGGTTGATGATCTTTGATCTGGACGGGTTCGGCACGGTCAACGACAGCTTCGGCCATTTCGTCGGCGACCGGATGTTCCTGGAAATCTCCCAGCGGGTCCGGGACCAGCTGCGTCCCACGGACACCCTGGCCCGTTTCAGCTCGGATGAATTCTGCGTGCTCACGGAAGACGCCCTGCCCGGGGACACCATGACCCTGGCCGAGAAGATCAGGACAAAGCTGGAAGACCCCTTTCAGGTGGATGGCCACGAGATTTTCATCACCGCCAGCTTCGGCATCCTGGCCTACAACCCCAACTACGTCCGCGCGGACGACATGCTCCGGGACGCGGAACTGGCCATGCAGCAAGCCAAGCAGCAGGGCAAAAACCGCTGCGCCGTCTTCAGTTCGGAGATCTACCAGCGCAAGAGCCGGCGAACGATCATGGAAAAGGAACTCCGCCGGGCCATGGAACGGGACGAACTGTTCATCAACTACCAGCCCATCGTGAAGCTGGACAGCGGCGAACTCAAGGGCCTGGAAGCCCTGATCCGCTGGAAGCATCCGGACAACGGCCTGATTTCCCCGGCCATGTTCATTCCCCTGGCCGAGGAAACCGGACTGATCGAACCCATCGGGGACTGGGTGCTCCAGGAATCCTGCCGCCAAATTGGAAAGTGGCGTGAAACCAATACCTCGCTGATTTTGAACGTGAACATCTCCGGCAAGCAGCTCGCCAAACCCGGGCTGGAAGGAAAGATCTATCAGGTTCTGCAGGAATACAGTCTCGACCCGGGCTGTCTGAACCTGGAAGTGACGGAAACCATGGCCATGTCCAACATGGATACGAACCTTCGCACGCTGAAGCGGCTCAAGTATATGGGCGCCCGGCTGAGCATCGACGATTTCGGAACCGGTTATTCCTCCCTGGCCCACTTGCAGCGCTTCCCTCTGGACGAACTGAAGATCGACCGCTCCTTCGTCAGCGCCATCAACGTCATCCCCGCGAAAAACACGATCATCCATGCCATTGTGGAAATGGCGTTGGGCTTGAATCTGGAAATGGTGGCCGAAGGCATCGAAACCCAGTCCCAATGCGACCTGATCAAGACCTACAAGTGTCATTACGGTCAGGGATACCTGTTCGCCAAACCCATGGATCCCGCGGATATCGATAAAACCTGGATCATCCCCCCAAAATCCCGCTCAACCGAAGCGCCGTTCCACCCCCAATCCGATTCCGTTCATTCCACCATTCCAATACAGTGTTTTTGA